A single region of the Nocardioides aurantiacus genome encodes:
- a CDS encoding Acg family FMN-binding oxidoreductase — MSPPTSSVTHELVRTACLAPSVHNSQPWSWRIPAPDVVELYADRSRQLADTDPLGRELRLSCGAALHHLTVAARAFGFEPHVEVVLEADRSTDLLARTSLVPAQATETDVTLLAALENRVTDRRAFTDWEVPLPRLVHLADETTPWGAHARVLHETGEVQRTEALLEEARRGLLTDTTLGAEQQAWLDRGPHDGVPSDSARPRQRDADPARPTRFDRWTVPPHASSPGGAPEPEQGRLLGVYTAADDPLAWLRSGMALSAVWLEATRQGLAVAPQTHALEQPRLRSQLRHDVFDDLGWPQVVLRVGWPQSRHHLLPHTPRRPLSEVVRA; from the coding sequence ATGAGCCCACCCACGTCGTCGGTGACGCACGAGCTGGTCCGCACAGCCTGCCTCGCACCCAGCGTCCACAACTCGCAACCGTGGTCCTGGCGGATCCCCGCCCCGGACGTCGTCGAGCTCTACGCCGACCGGTCACGTCAGCTCGCCGACACCGACCCCCTGGGTCGTGAGCTGCGGCTCAGCTGCGGTGCGGCACTGCACCACCTCACGGTGGCGGCTCGCGCGTTCGGGTTCGAGCCCCACGTCGAGGTGGTGCTGGAGGCAGACCGGTCCACCGATCTCCTGGCCCGGACGTCCCTGGTCCCGGCCCAGGCGACCGAGACCGACGTGACGCTGCTCGCAGCGCTCGAGAACCGGGTGACCGACCGTCGCGCCTTCACCGACTGGGAGGTGCCCCTCCCGCGGCTCGTGCACCTCGCGGACGAGACGACGCCCTGGGGTGCGCACGCGCGCGTCCTCCACGAGACGGGCGAGGTGCAGCGGACCGAGGCACTGCTGGAGGAGGCCCGACGCGGCCTCCTCACCGACACGACCCTGGGGGCGGAGCAGCAGGCGTGGCTCGACCGAGGCCCCCACGACGGCGTTCCGAGCGACAGCGCACGCCCGCGGCAGCGCGACGCCGACCCCGCCCGGCCCACCCGCTTCGACCGGTGGACCGTGCCTCCCCATGCGTCCTCACCGGGTGGAGCACCGGAGCCCGAGCAGGGCCGCCTGCTGGGTGTGTACACCGCCGCCGACGACCCGCTCGCCTGGTTGCGGTCGGGCATGGCCTTGAGTGCCGTGTGGCTCGAGGCGACGCGACAGGGTCTGGCTGTCGCACCGCAGACCCACGCGCTCGAGCAGCCCCGGCTGCGCTCGCAGCTGCGTCACGACGTCTTCGACGACCTCGGGTGGCCCCAGGTCGTGCTGCGGGTCGGATGGCCGCAGTCGCGTCACCACCTGCTCCCCCACACCCCCCGGCGCCCGCTGTCCGAGGTCGTGCGTGCCTGA